One Bacillus sp. 1780r2a1 DNA segment encodes these proteins:
- a CDS encoding flagellar assembly protein FliT, which translates to MTSLDSLYDLTAELYGVVQKPLLAEEREDMITKVESLLQERSQYIDELVQSKESQKDSRGKIIVSMNAIIDSTLLKWKKSVEEDLQKTKAKKQHVNRYVNPYGNETFDGSFYDKRN; encoded by the coding sequence GTGACGTCTCTGGACTCCTTATATGACTTGACGGCTGAGCTCTATGGGGTTGTACAAAAGCCGCTTCTGGCAGAAGAACGTGAGGATATGATTACGAAAGTGGAATCTTTGCTTCAAGAGCGAAGTCAATATATTGACGAGCTTGTTCAGTCGAAAGAAAGCCAAAAAGATTCGAGAGGGAAAATCATCGTTAGCATGAATGCCATCATTGATTCAACATTGTTAAAATGGAAAAAAAGTGTTGAAGAGGACCTTCAAAAAACAAAGGCCAAAAAACAGCATGTTAATCGTTATGTTAACCCGTATGGAAATGAAACATTCGATGGAAGTTTTTACGATAAGCGAAACTGA